The Schizosaccharomyces pombe strain 972h- genome assembly, chromosome: I genome contains a region encoding:
- the arp9 gene encoding SWI/SNF and RSC complex subunit Arp9, translating into MPSFRDDHIIVIQTGSLYHRATFGLAESLEPPTIRVRTRVGKNDNGEYVFTNKEDINMEDPNVKTDETKVETSESTSEQPSNSNVTEEKNMGSSFHSECKVDDFTPLPNEIQPIQRGRVVDWEALKAFWKHLYSLLLKDPNDTTFRYPVCLVIPTYWSLYDRELATQFFFEECQVPGFTIAYEPLMGLYAIGILHGLVIDIGYEKTDITPILDGQIIFTATQQLPLGGRYMTQHLQNLLRESLPTLKSSGQYVSKEDITELFAEQVKCSEIAQVVRDEQDTAKDPVKALTSTNNVEEEDPAEDIGKIIASGQTRAYLAQKEREKNGESEKDEKPDNTDVEFQTIAIEPLGDCIVGRERFKICEPIFHRPSNETVSLPEAIYITIKNYAANYKRRNDLWENIIVLGCGSRIRGFRECLIQQLQFKYQLSGSLEPYYAAQGTDSILGMTTMPPTPYPALINPCKILPDYFPSWKPDAGTNAMFEELAFLGGSIVAKTSFNESVSSHYVTLEEYAQHGPTAIHTKQ; encoded by the coding sequence ATGCCTTCTTTCAGGGATGATCATATAATTGTGATACAGACAGGATCTTTATATCATCGGGCAACCTTTGGTCTGGCAGAATCTCTTGAGCCACCGACAATTCGCGTTAGAACACGTGTTGGAAAAAATGACAATGGAGAATATGTATTTACTAATAAAGAAGATATAAATATGGAAGATCCCAATGTTAAAACTgatgaaacaaaagtaGAGACGTCTGAAAGTACTTCAGAACAACCTTCGAATTCGAATGTTACTGAGGAAAAGAATATGGGGTCTTCGTTTCATTCAGAATGTAAGGTGGATGATTTTACTCCTTTACCTAATGAAATACAACCTATCCAACGAGGAAGGGTTGTAGACTGGGAAGCTTTGAAGGCTTTTTGGAAGCATCTTTACTCTTTATTGTTGAAAGATCCCAATGATACGACCTTTCGATACCCAGTTTGTCTAGTTATCCCTACGTATTGGTCCCTATATGACCGAGAATTAGCTacgcaatttttttttgaagaatgtCAAGTACCTGGCTTTACAATTGCATACGAACCTTTGATGGGTCTATACGCTATTGGAATTTTACATGGACTTGTGATTGATATTGGTTATGAGAAAACAGACATTACACCAATTTTGGATGGGCAAATTATATTTACTGCTACGCAGCAGCTGCCTTTGGGTGGTAGATATATGACCCAACATTTGCAAAACTTACTTAGAGAGTCACTACCAACATTGAAGAGCTCTGGACAGTATGTGAGTAAAGAGGACATTACAGAGCTCTTTGCGGAGCAGGTAAAATGCAGTGAAATTGCTCAAGTAGTTCGCGATGAGCAAGATACCGCGAAAGATCCCGTCAAAGCCTTGACTTCAACTAATAAcgttgaagaagaagatccAGCTGAAGATATTGGTAAAATTATAGCTAGTGGGCAGACCAGAGCCTATCTTGCACAAAAAGAACGAGAAAAGAATGGTGAATCGGAGAAGGATGAAAAGCCTGATAACACGGATGTCGAATTTCAAACCATTGCAATTGAACCGCTTGGCGATTGCATCGTTGGCCGTGAAAGGTTCAAAATTTGTGAACCAATTTTTCACCGGCCGTCTAATGAAACCGTAAGTTTACCAGAAGCTATTTATATAaccattaaaaattatgcTGCCAACtacaaaagaaggaatgATCTATGGGAAAATATTATAGTATTAGGTTGTGGATCACGTATTCGTGGTTTTCGGGAATGTTTAATACAGCAGCTTCAATTTAAGTATCAGTTGTCAGGAAGTTTGGAGCCTTATTATGCCGCTCAAGGTACCGACTCTATCCTTGGTATGACTACGATGCCACCCACTCCCTACCCTGCATTGATTAATCCTTGCAAAATATTGCCAGACTATTTCCCATCCTGGAAACCTGACGCGGGTACTAATGCAATGTTTGAGGAGCTTGCATTCTTGGGTGGAAGTATTGTCGCAAAAACCTCGTTTAATGAATCTGTATCTTCCCATTATGTTACACTTGAGGAATATGCCCAACATGGACCCACAGCGATTCATACAAAGCAATAA
- the rps1502 gene encoding 40S ribosomal protein uS19: MAEENHDEAVRVAELRKKRTFRTFAYRGVELEQLLDLSAEQLVDLFHARARRRMLRGLGPNASRFIRKLRKAKSEAPLNEKPATVKTHLRNMIILPEMVGSVVGIYNGKLFNQVEIRPEMIGHYLGEFSITYKPTKHGRPGIGATHSSRFIPLK, encoded by the coding sequence ATGGCAGAGGAAAATCACGACGAGGCCGTTCGTGTCGCTGAACTTAGGAAGAAGAGAACCTTCCGTACCTTCGCCTATCGTGGCGTCGAGCTTGAACAACTTTTGGACCTCTCTGCTGAGCAGTTGGTTGACTTGTTCCATGCTCGTGCTCGTCGTCGTATGCTCCGTGGCCTTGGACCTAATGCTTCTCGTTTTATCAGAAAGCTTCGTAAGGCCAAGTCTGAGGCTCCTCTCAATGAGAAGCCTGCAACCGTCAAGACTCACTTGCGTAACATGATCATCCTTCCCGAGATGGTTGGTTCTGTTGTTGGTATCTACAACGGTAAGCTCTTCAACCAGGTCGAAATTCGCCCTGAAATGATCGGCCACTACTTGGGTGAGTTTTCCATTACCTACAAACCTACCAAGCACGGTCGCCCTGGTATCGGTGCTACTCACAGCTCTCGTTTCATTCCTTTGAAGTAG